In the genome of Flavobacterium panacagri, one region contains:
- a CDS encoding alpha/beta hydrolase: protein MTKSKSIILVHGNFVNDVSWTKWKERYEQKGYTVYTPANPGHEGNPSDLRKTVHPDLTKTGFIDVVNNIAKLADSLPEKPLIIGHSMAGMAAMKLLELDKAAAAVSIDGAPPKNVFPPFTTLKSVLPAFGFFSSSKYFMGSREWYDKCFFNTLQHRDRAKAFDTIAVPESYKVSRELVLNSFSNIDFSKPHKPILFIGGASDTIFPASLTTTLARKYKDRNSQVDLKIFPGKSHFICGEPGWEVVADYILEWYENL, encoded by the coding sequence TTCACGGAAACTTTGTAAATGATGTTAGTTGGACAAAGTGGAAAGAACGATATGAACAGAAAGGCTACACGGTTTACACGCCTGCTAATCCTGGTCACGAAGGAAATCCTTCAGATTTAAGAAAAACAGTCCACCCTGATCTTACCAAAACTGGTTTTATTGATGTAGTAAATAATATCGCAAAACTGGCAGACAGTTTGCCTGAGAAGCCTCTTATAATTGGTCATTCGATGGCTGGAATGGCGGCAATGAAATTATTAGAATTGGATAAAGCAGCAGCAGCAGTAAGTATAGACGGTGCTCCTCCAAAAAATGTATTTCCGCCTTTTACAACCTTAAAATCGGTACTTCCTGCTTTTGGATTCTTTTCTTCCAGTAAATATTTCATGGGAAGCCGTGAATGGTATGACAAATGCTTCTTTAACACTTTGCAACATAGAGACAGAGCAAAAGCTTTTGATACTATTGCAGTGCCTGAAAGTTATAAAGTGAGTCGTGAATTGGTTTTAAATTCTTTTTCGAATATTGATTTCAGCAAACCACACAAGCCAATTTTATTTATTGGAGGCGCTAGTGATACTATTTTTCCAGCATCACTTACAACAACACTGGCTAGAAAGTATAAAGACAGAAATAGTCAGGTTGATCTGAAAATTTTTCCCGGAAAAAGCCACTTCATCTGCGGAGAACCAGGCTGGGAAGTAGTTGCAGATTATATTTTAGAATGGTATGAAAATCTATAA
- a CDS encoding glycoside hydrolase family 125 protein — translation MQSRRKFIKNAGIFSAGLFAIQSEAFGFNSNFFEFPLKDFVSQRPPFAERKFTSKAIEAAIVKVKKQIVNPELAWIFENCFPNTLDTTVDFEVIDGKPDTYVITGDIDAMWLRDSTAQIWPYIPFVKQDPKLAELVKGVINRQAKCIILDPYANAFYKDFNKESEWKNDLTDMKPGIHERKWEIDSLCYPVRLAHGYWKETGDISMFDSHWKEAMKLVLKTFKEQQRMDGKGGPYSFQRQTAWATDGVPLAGYGYPVKPCGLIVSTFRPSDDSTLFGYLIPSNMFAIEILGYLIEIFSLPPLKDDDLVHQAKELREQVQKGLNEHGIINHPKFGKIIAFEVNGYGSFHMMDDANVPSLLSLPYLGAIAPNDPLYLNTRKIVLSENNPFFYKGKAGEGIGGPHTGVDTIWPMSIVLRAITSIDENEIKQCISTLIKTNADTGFMHESFHKDDVNKFTRKWFAWANTLFGEMIVHTSQKYPQVLKDKNL, via the coding sequence ATGCAGTCTCGTAGAAAATTCATCAAAAATGCCGGCATTTTTTCTGCTGGATTATTCGCAATTCAATCGGAAGCTTTTGGGTTTAACTCCAATTTTTTCGAATTTCCGTTAAAGGATTTTGTTTCTCAAAGACCACCATTTGCAGAACGTAAATTTACCAGTAAAGCAATTGAGGCTGCTATCGTAAAAGTTAAAAAACAAATTGTAAATCCTGAGCTGGCTTGGATTTTTGAAAACTGTTTTCCAAATACTCTTGATACCACGGTTGACTTTGAAGTTATAGACGGTAAACCGGATACGTATGTTATTACAGGCGATATCGATGCGATGTGGCTGCGTGACAGTACTGCACAGATCTGGCCTTATATTCCGTTTGTAAAACAAGACCCGAAACTAGCCGAATTGGTAAAAGGTGTTATAAATCGTCAAGCGAAATGCATCATTTTAGATCCTTATGCTAATGCATTTTACAAAGATTTCAATAAAGAAAGTGAATGGAAAAATGATTTAACAGACATGAAACCAGGAATCCATGAACGAAAATGGGAAATTGACAGTTTGTGTTATCCTGTTCGGCTGGCTCATGGTTATTGGAAAGAAACTGGCGATATTTCTATGTTTGACAGCCATTGGAAAGAGGCCATGAAACTAGTTCTAAAAACCTTTAAAGAACAGCAAAGAATGGACGGCAAAGGCGGTCCGTATAGTTTTCAGCGTCAGACGGCTTGGGCTACAGACGGCGTTCCGTTAGCGGGTTATGGTTATCCTGTAAAACCATGCGGCTTGATTGTTTCGACTTTTAGACCTAGTGACGATTCTACTTTATTTGGTTATTTGATTCCGAGTAATATGTTTGCGATTGAAATATTAGGATATCTAATTGAGATTTTCTCTCTTCCTCCTTTAAAAGACGACGATTTGGTTCATCAAGCAAAAGAACTTAGGGAACAAGTTCAAAAAGGATTAAATGAGCACGGTATTATAAATCATCCGAAATTTGGAAAAATTATTGCTTTTGAAGTCAATGGATATGGCAGTTTTCATATGATGGATGATGCGAATGTTCCTTCTTTATTGTCGCTTCCGTATTTAGGGGCAATTGCTCCAAATGATCCATTATATCTTAATACAAGAAAAATTGTTTTGTCTGAAAATAATCCGTTTTTCTACAAAGGCAAAGCTGGAGAAGGTATTGGAGGTCCGCATACTGGCGTAGACACCATCTGGCCAATGAGTATTGTTTTAAGAGCCATTACCAGTATTGATGAAAACGAAATAAAACAATGTATTAGCACTTTGATTAAAACTAATGCTGATACGGGTTTTATGCACGAATCTTTTCATAAAGACGATGTAAACAAATTTACCCGAAAATGGTTTGCGTGGGCAAATACTTTGTTTGGCGAAATGATTGTACATACCAGTCAAAAATATCCTCAAGTTTTAAAAGATAAAAACTTATAA
- a CDS encoding RagB/SusD family nutrient uptake outer membrane protein codes for MKKIKHIKFIYLCICSLSIASCSIDEVKPINQLTDENVIRDKESAQNALNGVYKQWREYNTGFLPIHLAAEGNEGFITGAISGSTGMNLNQVDPDNDYLSSVYNNYYAIINQANIVIEKLENGSAVGIDEPSKLQMIAQSKFNRALAYFNLLRNFGQFYDLSSNYGVVVRTKFSRDVEAQKRNTVQETYNLIIQDLEYAITNGPKNVKHYYGGSLAAKALLAKVKLTSKDYTGAATLALEVINNTENYGLETTYAAIFTNTYNSKEVIFAPYTNLNTTEKDVSMNQINRTTYSTILDKVADAQVAGAGNLTGNGSGYDSRFLFAYSANTKGTNKQGKYPFNSSENTGVGNTNYYLRMAEMYLIYAEAIVRSNGDSSLALTKLNNIRARSGATAKVFTTKEQLLKDIREEKLLELFFENGECWYDLIRYHALGDVSAFTEKPSLKSVNQFILPIPLKAMIGNKLLEKNPGY; via the coding sequence ATGAAAAAAATAAAACATATTAAGTTTATATATCTGTGTATCTGCTCTCTTTCTATCGCAAGCTGTAGTATTGATGAAGTAAAACCAATCAACCAATTGACAGATGAAAATGTCATCAGGGATAAAGAGTCTGCACAAAATGCTTTAAATGGTGTGTATAAACAATGGAGAGAATATAACACAGGATTTTTACCGATTCATTTGGCAGCAGAAGGAAATGAAGGCTTTATTACTGGCGCCATATCTGGTTCTACAGGCATGAATCTGAATCAGGTTGATCCTGACAATGATTATCTTTCTTCAGTTTACAATAATTACTATGCGATAATCAATCAGGCTAATATTGTAATTGAAAAATTAGAAAACGGCAGTGCAGTAGGAATTGACGAACCAAGCAAATTACAAATGATTGCCCAATCAAAATTTAACAGAGCGCTGGCTTATTTTAATCTGCTTAGAAATTTTGGACAGTTTTATGATTTAAGTTCTAATTATGGAGTAGTAGTAAGAACTAAATTTTCCCGAGATGTAGAGGCTCAAAAAAGAAATACAGTTCAGGAAACCTATAATTTAATTATTCAGGATTTAGAATATGCAATAACAAACGGCCCTAAAAACGTAAAACATTATTATGGAGGAAGTTTGGCTGCAAAAGCATTGCTTGCAAAGGTAAAGCTGACTAGTAAAGATTATACAGGAGCTGCAACTCTGGCACTTGAGGTAATCAATAACACTGAAAATTATGGACTAGAAACCACTTATGCTGCAATTTTCACAAATACTTACAATTCAAAAGAAGTGATTTTTGCACCTTATACCAATCTTAATACTACTGAGAAAGATGTTTCTATGAATCAAATCAACAGAACGACTTATAGTACTATTTTAGATAAAGTGGCAGATGCGCAGGTAGCCGGAGCAGGAAATTTAACTGGAAATGGATCTGGGTATGATTCCAGATTTTTATTTGCTTATTCTGCGAACACTAAAGGTACGAACAAACAAGGTAAATATCCTTTTAATTCAAGTGAAAATACGGGAGTTGGAAACACCAATTACTACCTTAGAATGGCAGAAATGTATTTAATCTATGCAGAAGCCATAGTACGTAGTAATGGTGATTCGAGTTTAGCACTTACTAAATTAAATAATATAAGAGCTCGTTCTGGCGCAACGGCTAAAGTATTTACTACTAAAGAACAACTGTTAAAAGACATACGAGAAGAAAAACTCTTAGAACTGTTCTTCGAAAACGGAGAATGCTGGTACGATTTAATTCGTTATCATGCTTTAGGAGATGTCTCTGCATTTACTGAAAAACCTTCTTTAAAGTCTGTAAATCAATTTATACTTCCAATTCCTTTGAAAGCAATGATTGGTAATAAATTGTTAGAAAAGAACCCAGGATATTAG
- a CDS encoding FecR family protein has product MSIFEKILKISSQTASSILKREKPEALKDSDLFTDSDKQYILEHLTDKELLKKRSVLLQQINKKEDWEALQDKIEVPVRKLPIWRYAAVAAVIVFVSTIYFYKNDVNEKQPTKVVLTQPVIKPGTDKAILVLANGQQVALGKGSQYSSKGVHSNGTEIIYNNETAKTAIAYNYLTIPRGGQFFIKLADGTKVWLNSESKLKFPVSFVDGEPRQVELVYGEVYFDVSPSTAHKGSHFNVVTKNQNVEVLGTEFNIKAYQDTPAIFTTLVEGKVNLSGSFDNTILKPGYQSVLENNRIRVAAVDVFNEVSWKDGTFSFQEMPLKEIMKVLERWYDIKTVFKNKAVENRTFNGILDKDQKIEEILNIISNTNNIAYEINQKTVIFK; this is encoded by the coding sequence ATGTCAATTTTCGAGAAAATACTTAAAATTTCCAGTCAAACCGCTTCCTCCATTTTAAAGCGTGAGAAACCAGAAGCGCTGAAAGACTCCGATCTTTTTACAGATTCAGATAAACAATATATATTGGAGCATCTTACTGATAAAGAACTTTTGAAAAAACGATCGGTATTATTGCAGCAGATTAATAAAAAAGAAGACTGGGAAGCCCTTCAGGATAAAATTGAAGTTCCAGTTAGAAAACTTCCTATTTGGAGATATGCGGCAGTGGCAGCTGTTATAGTATTTGTTTCCACGATTTATTTTTATAAAAACGATGTAAACGAAAAGCAGCCGACAAAAGTAGTGTTAACGCAGCCAGTTATCAAACCGGGAACAGACAAAGCTATTTTAGTTTTAGCAAATGGCCAGCAGGTAGCACTTGGAAAAGGTTCGCAGTACAGTTCAAAAGGAGTTCACAGTAACGGTACAGAAATTATTTACAATAATGAAACCGCTAAAACTGCGATAGCTTATAATTATTTGACCATTCCAAGAGGAGGACAGTTTTTCATCAAATTGGCAGATGGTACCAAAGTATGGTTAAACTCAGAATCTAAACTCAAATTTCCTGTAAGTTTTGTGGATGGAGAGCCACGCCAGGTTGAACTGGTGTATGGAGAAGTTTATTTTGATGTTTCGCCAAGTACAGCGCATAAAGGTTCTCATTTTAATGTGGTAACCAAAAACCAGAATGTTGAAGTTTTAGGAACTGAGTTTAATATTAAAGCATATCAAGATACTCCAGCAATTTTTACAACACTTGTAGAAGGTAAAGTAAATTTATCAGGATCTTTTGATAATACTATTCTAAAACCAGGATATCAATCGGTATTAGAAAATAACCGTATTCGAGTTGCAGCAGTAGATGTTTTTAATGAAGTATCGTGGAAAGACGGAACTTTCAGTTTTCAGGAAATGCCTTTAAAAGAAATCATGAAAGTATTGGAAAGATGGTACGATATTAAAACCGTGTTTAAAAACAAAGCTGTAGAAAACAGAACCTTTAATGGAATATTAGATAAAGATCAAAAAATAGAAGAAATTCTAAATATTATTAGCAACACAAACAATATCGCGTATGAAATAAACCAAAAGACTGTAATTTTTAAGTAA
- a CDS encoding RNA polymerase sigma-70 factor, with translation MGVQSLSLKEYKNVFNTLYPTLCLFSNKYVENLEVSKDIVQEVFIKVWEDKIDFHNDSTIKSYLYTAVKNRSLDYLKSKHYKVTESIGKTDFAQMETDPFFLREVVISETSLLIEKAVNTLPAKCAQIIKLSIKGLSNTEISAELGVSLNTIKTQKKIAYKRLKPLLKDSFFIIAFIFEIRN, from the coding sequence ATGGGAGTGCAGTCTTTAAGTTTAAAGGAATATAAAAACGTTTTCAATACACTTTACCCTACATTGTGTCTGTTTTCGAACAAGTATGTTGAGAACCTTGAGGTATCGAAAGACATTGTTCAGGAAGTTTTTATAAAAGTTTGGGAAGATAAAATCGATTTTCATAATGATAGTACGATTAAGTCTTATTTGTATACTGCTGTAAAAAACCGTTCCCTTGATTATTTAAAAAGCAAACATTATAAAGTGACCGAATCTATAGGGAAAACAGATTTTGCTCAAATGGAAACTGATCCTTTTTTTTTAAGAGAAGTAGTCATTTCTGAAACTTCATTATTAATAGAAAAAGCTGTAAATACACTACCCGCAAAATGTGCGCAAATCATAAAATTGAGTATCAAAGGACTTAGCAACACCGAAATTTCTGCAGAACTAGGAGTTTCTTTAAATACCATTAAAACCCAGAAAAAGATTGCCTACAAACGTTTAAAGCCTTTATTGAAAGACAGTTTCTTTATTATTGCATTCATATTTGAGATTCGAAATTAA
- a CDS encoding SusC/RagA family TonB-linked outer membrane protein codes for MKIKIIKAVFSTRKSISTLIMRTIILFLSLALFSFTPLELLSQNVKIVIKNDQKATVDQIFEIIKKQTKYRFVYRSDMFDNLPKIELEKGTISVNTLLEKSLSTGNFKYEVAGNNTIIIKEVPVNAGQKTAAIEIKGRVTDNNGVPLSGVNVISEMNAARTTTLVVTDFDGKYSISVPNEQTVLMFYFMGFETQKITVGNKTIIDVSLKPSVSKLDEIVLIGYGQQKSTNVTGAVSSVKMTDFVQQSNGVAGFDRALGGLIKGVQVSQNSGRPGSPVMINIRGITSPLSGSLNQPLYVIDGVPFNVDGMPGTYDGGSNPLLTLNPNDIESINILKDAAATSIYGSRGANGVIIVTSKKGKKGKPVTNVNYSTFFATPINTVRSLNTAEYKSFYNRILSSSTMSPYDMGMLNFANMDFSKNPPTYLGLNENAFGKEDINWNDKVFRDMALTQQANINFSGGSDMTNYIFGLSAIDQEGLIVNDNYNQYNTRFHIDSKLSKYVKVGGTMNGGYNRSKSGETSTRTNAGVNTAAVQARPDQPYLDAQGNLIPWSDYTYGFETFTPNPLQTLNNKNIRNSYNFIGNSYIEVTPISNLTLKADVNSALFINQNSIFSPKSTMVNFGYANKSTLTDLENVNSNLTTNLTANYDFKIKDNNFGFLVGYSWDRTKYRDKRNAYSGFPDDEVLINASSAERVTSYSDQTVESGINSLFSRLTYNYKDKYNVTVNFRTDASSKFGPDNKRGYFPSVSGTWNLAKENFLADNDYINKLQLRGSIGKVGSTNVANFSYLQFFSTSSSNLYAGSTAVVASSTLPNQNIGWETTKEYNLGLDFAIIKDRIKGSFDYYNRNTTGALAQTPVPLELGPSQYYSNLMDVSNKGIEISLGADIIKTQDFLWSFNINWSLNRNILEKLNSATISSNIADNYTVGKPVGTLTGYKVVKIIQTQEELNKLNAGAPDGVYSRASLSVGDYMFEDINGDGKITSLDRTVIGTMQPDYFGGFSNVLTYKGLSLSSLFQYSVGAQAYWDMLLFQGGNYLGQNVVAEYGNNTWSPTNTDARFAKPTYQDPSGNSRSSDRQMYSTSYLRLKSIQLTYQLPKQIIDNLHLSSGNVFVSGTNLWTLTKWPGSDPESYGESGLPSITGRTRNNDPYPLAKAISVGFNLQF; via the coding sequence ATGAAAATTAAAATTATTAAAGCTGTTTTCTCTACCAGAAAAAGCATTTCAACTTTAATTATGCGAACCATTATTCTTTTTCTTTCTCTGGCACTTTTCAGCTTTACACCATTGGAACTTTTGTCCCAAAATGTGAAAATTGTAATAAAGAATGACCAAAAAGCAACCGTTGATCAAATTTTCGAGATCATTAAAAAACAGACCAAATACAGATTTGTCTATCGTTCTGACATGTTTGATAATCTTCCTAAGATTGAGCTTGAAAAAGGAACCATAAGTGTCAATACGCTGTTGGAAAAAAGCCTTTCTACAGGCAATTTCAAATATGAAGTTGCTGGGAATAATACTATAATTATTAAAGAAGTCCCAGTAAATGCGGGACAGAAAACTGCAGCTATAGAAATTAAAGGAAGAGTTACAGATAACAACGGAGTACCATTGTCGGGTGTTAATGTAATTTCTGAAATGAATGCAGCCCGAACAACTACGCTAGTAGTAACCGATTTTGATGGAAAGTACTCTATTAGTGTTCCCAATGAACAAACCGTTTTAATGTTTTATTTTATGGGTTTTGAAACTCAAAAAATCACTGTAGGAAATAAAACTATTATCGATGTAAGCTTGAAACCAAGTGTGAGTAAGCTGGATGAAATTGTATTAATTGGTTATGGACAACAAAAAAGTACTAATGTCACAGGTGCAGTTTCTTCTGTAAAAATGACCGATTTTGTACAACAGTCAAACGGCGTAGCAGGTTTTGACCGTGCATTGGGCGGATTAATAAAAGGGGTTCAGGTTTCTCAAAATTCGGGTCGTCCGGGTTCTCCTGTTATGATCAACATTCGAGGAATTACTTCTCCTTTGTCAGGAAGTTTAAATCAGCCGTTATATGTTATTGATGGAGTTCCTTTTAATGTAGATGGAATGCCAGGCACTTATGATGGAGGAAGCAATCCGTTATTGACCTTAAATCCTAATGATATTGAAAGTATCAACATTCTTAAAGATGCAGCGGCAACTTCAATCTATGGTTCCAGAGGAGCAAATGGAGTTATCATTGTAACTTCTAAAAAAGGAAAAAAAGGAAAGCCGGTCACCAATGTTAATTACAGTACTTTTTTTGCGACACCAATAAATACCGTACGCAGTTTAAACACAGCTGAATACAAGAGTTTTTATAACAGGATTCTTTCCAGTTCTACAATGTCGCCTTATGATATGGGGATGCTGAATTTTGCTAATATGGATTTCTCCAAAAATCCGCCAACATATTTAGGTTTAAATGAAAATGCGTTTGGTAAAGAAGATATCAATTGGAATGATAAAGTTTTTCGAGATATGGCACTAACCCAACAGGCTAATATTAATTTTTCTGGAGGTTCAGACATGACCAATTATATCTTCGGATTATCTGCTATAGATCAGGAAGGTTTGATTGTTAATGATAATTATAATCAATACAACACCAGATTTCATATAGACTCAAAACTTTCTAAGTATGTAAAAGTAGGAGGAACTATGAATGGAGGTTATAATAGATCGAAATCTGGAGAAACTTCTACAAGAACAAATGCTGGAGTAAATACAGCAGCGGTTCAGGCAAGGCCAGATCAGCCTTATTTGGATGCGCAAGGAAATTTAATTCCGTGGTCAGATTACACCTATGGCTTTGAGACTTTTACACCAAACCCGTTGCAGACACTAAATAATAAAAACATCCGAAATTCATATAATTTTATTGGTAATTCCTATATCGAAGTGACACCAATTTCAAATTTAACGCTTAAAGCAGATGTAAATTCGGCTTTGTTTATCAACCAGAATTCTATTTTTTCTCCAAAAAGTACGATGGTTAATTTCGGTTACGCAAACAAATCAACTTTAACTGATCTAGAAAACGTAAACAGTAACCTTACCACCAATTTAACGGCTAATTACGATTTTAAAATTAAAGACAATAATTTTGGTTTTTTAGTTGGTTATTCTTGGGACAGAACGAAATACAGAGATAAAAGAAATGCGTATTCAGGTTTCCCGGATGATGAAGTGTTAATCAATGCAAGTTCAGCAGAAAGAGTAACTTCTTATTCTGATCAGACTGTTGAATCAGGAATTAACTCTTTGTTTTCTCGTTTGACTTATAATTACAAAGACAAATACAATGTTACGGTTAACTTTAGAACAGATGCATCTTCTAAATTTGGGCCAGACAATAAAAGGGGTTATTTCCCATCTGTTTCTGGAACTTGGAATTTAGCCAAAGAAAATTTCTTAGCAGACAATGATTATATTAATAAACTGCAATTGCGCGGTAGTATTGGTAAAGTTGGATCTACCAATGTTGCTAATTTTTCTTATCTGCAGTTTTTCAGCACCAGTTCTTCTAACTTATATGCAGGCAGTACAGCGGTAGTAGCATCAAGCACATTACCGAACCAAAATATTGGATGGGAGACTACCAAAGAATATAATTTAGGTTTAGATTTTGCAATTATAAAAGACAGAATCAAAGGAAGTTTCGATTATTACAACAGGAATACTACCGGAGCTTTGGCGCAAACACCTGTTCCGTTGGAGTTAGGTCCTTCGCAATATTATTCTAATTTAATGGATGTTTCAAACAAAGGAATAGAAATTTCATTAGGTGCAGATATTATTAAAACACAAGATTTTCTATGGAGTTTTAATATCAATTGGTCTTTGAACAGAAACATTTTAGAAAAATTAAACAGCGCTACCATAAGTAGCAACATTGCGGATAATTACACCGTAGGAAAACCTGTAGGAACTTTAACAGGATACAAAGTGGTTAAAATAATTCAGACTCAGGAGGAATTAAACAAGCTAAATGCTGGAGCACCAGATGGTGTATACAGCAGAGCTTCTTTAAGTGTTGGTGATTATATGTTCGAAGACATTAACGGAGATGGTAAAATTACGTCACTAGACAGAACTGTTATTGGAACAATGCAACCAGATTATTTCGGAGGATTTTCAAATGTGCTGACCTATAAAGGTTTATCGTTAAGTTCTTTATTTCAATATTCTGTTGGCGCTCAGGCTTATTGGGATATGCTGTTGTTTCAAGGAGGCAATTATTTAGGACAGAATGTGGTGGCAGAATACGGCAACAATACATGGAGCCCAACAAATACAGATGCCAGATTCGCAAAACCAACTTATCAGGATCCATCAGGAAACTCAAGATCTTCTGACAGACAAATGTATAGTACCTCTTATTTGAGACTGAAAAGTATTCAGTTAACCTATCAATTACCAAAACAAATTATAGATAATCTTCATTTAAGCAGTGGTAATGTTTTCGTCAGCGGAACCAACTTATGGACATTAACCAAATGGCCAGGAAGCGACCCTGAATCTTATGGAGAAAGCGGACTTCCGTCAATCACAGGAAGAACTAGAAATAATGATCCATATCCGCTTGCAAAAGCAATTTCGGTTGGGTTTAATCTGCAATTTTAA
- a CDS encoding alpha/beta fold hydrolase, with protein sequence MAKIKVKDGTEIYYKDWGTGTPIFFHHGWPLSADDWDAQMLFFLDKGFRVIAHDRRGHGRSTQTYTGNEMDTYAADVAELTAFLDLKDAIHIGHSTGGGEAIHYAAKYGKGRVSKVILISAVTPYMIKDANNPDGVPIEVFDDIRFNTANNRQQFYQDITFPFYGYNREGANIKKGIQDNWWRQGMNGGIKAHYDCIKAFSETDFTEDLKSVDFPVLILHGEDDQIVPYNVTALRAAKLLKNGKLITYPGLCHGIPTTDADRVNADILDFIK encoded by the coding sequence ATGGCTAAAATTAAAGTAAAAGACGGAACAGAGATTTATTACAAAGATTGGGGGACAGGAACACCAATTTTTTTTCATCACGGCTGGCCCTTGTCAGCAGATGACTGGGATGCACAGATGTTATTTTTCTTAGACAAAGGATTTAGAGTTATTGCGCATGACAGAAGAGGTCATGGAAGATCTACTCAGACTTATACGGGAAATGAAATGGACACTTACGCAGCAGACGTAGCAGAATTGACAGCATTTTTAGATCTAAAAGATGCTATTCATATTGGTCACTCAACAGGAGGTGGAGAAGCGATTCACTATGCAGCTAAATATGGCAAAGGCCGAGTTTCTAAAGTAATTTTGATTAGTGCTGTGACTCCGTATATGATTAAAGATGCCAATAATCCAGATGGTGTGCCTATTGAAGTTTTTGATGATATCCGTTTTAATACCGCAAACAACCGACAGCAGTTTTATCAGGATATTACTTTTCCATTTTATGGTTATAATAGGGAAGGAGCTAATATCAAAAAAGGAATTCAGGACAATTGGTGGCGTCAGGGAATGAACGGAGGAATTAAAGCACATTACGACTGCATAAAAGCATTTTCTGAAACTGATTTTACAGAAGATCTAAAAAGTGTTGATTTTCCAGTTTTGATTCTTCATGGAGAAGACGATCAAATTGTGCCTTATAATGTAACAGCACTTCGTGCAGCAAAATTGTTGAAAAATGGAAAATTAATTACTTATCCTGGACTTTGCCACGGAATTCCAACAACCGATGCAGATCGAGTAAACGCAGATATTTTAGACTTTATTAAGTAA
- the ilvN gene encoding acetolactate synthase small subunit, with protein MKEQFTLTFYTEDQMGLINKTAVIFSRRKISFESFNISSCEINGMYRFTIVVIETFETVRNLALQIEKIIDVYKCYFNTNAEIVHTQTSLFKLPTYEVTKDNVQELLQKHNATYKILERDYIIFEVTAEETEIDLLTNILIQNGLIEFVKSPRIALIKSGKSFREEFEGF; from the coding sequence ATGAAAGAGCAATTCACGCTAACATTTTACACCGAAGATCAAATGGGACTAATTAATAAAACCGCTGTTATTTTTTCGAGAAGAAAAATCAGTTTTGAGAGTTTTAATATTTCATCTTGTGAAATTAATGGCATGTACAGATTTACCATTGTTGTTATAGAAACTTTTGAGACAGTAAGAAATTTAGCATTACAAATTGAAAAAATTATTGATGTTTATAAATGTTATTTTAATACAAATGCTGAAATCGTACACACACAGACCTCTTTGTTTAAACTTCCTACCTATGAAGTAACTAAAGATAATGTTCAAGAATTATTACAAAAGCATAATGCAACTTATAAAATTCTTGAAAGGGATTACATCATATTTGAAGTTACTGCAGAGGAAACTGAAATTGACCTCTTAACAAATATTCTAATCCAAAATGGACTTATCGAATTTGTAAAAAGTCCGCGTATTGCTTTAATTAAATCAGGAAAAAGTTTTAGAGAAGAGTTTGAAGGTTTTTAA